From Frateuria aurantia DSM 6220, one genomic window encodes:
- the mfd gene encoding transcription-repair coupling factor gives MTPRFPTVPLPTSPRHRQFLLRPAGSAEALLLAQTAAGHKGLLVAVCADTQGAIALESELKLFAGDLPVLQFPDWETLPYDVFSPHPDVVSQRIATLYRLPALERGILVVPVATLMQRIAPASHIRGSGLMLYRGGRLDLVEEQRRLQSVGYRNVPQVSEPGDYAVRGSVLDIYAMGAPEPYRVELLDDEIESIRRFDPESQRSQDQIESVELLPAREFPVTEQAARDFRQRLRERFPIDIRRCPVYQDMKEGSTPGGIEYYLPMFFEATATLFDYLPAGAIFVLGEEVLASAERFWTQIESRYDQRAHDIERPVLPPAELYLPVEALREQLNLRLRIEEVPAGHAHAFDSGSQSAPEVPLNAKGQESGTALRQLLQNDPRPLLIAADSAGRREALIEQLAELDLRPHGIDSWAQYLPLWLDGKAPPLAITVAPLEQGFSLQQPGLILLTERELLGERVRTERRRRRGTARDPEAIIRDLTELTIGAPIVHVDHGVGQYQGLLSMDIGGMAGEFLTIEYAKGDKLYVPVAQLGLVSRYSGTAPELAPLHSLGGDAWERARKKAAEKVRDVAAELLGIYAQREARGGQSLEIDRRMVESFGASFPFDETPDQEQAIKAVLGDLSAPRAMDRVICGDVGFGKTEVALRAAFAAATAGKQVAVLVPTTLLAQQHYRNFADRFADWPIRVDVLSRFRAKKDVDAALQRLAEGQIDVIIGTHKLLQPEIRFKDLGLVVVDEEQRFGVRQKEQLKKLRAEVDLLTMTATPIPRTLNMAMSGLRDLSLIATPPAHRMAVSTFISTWEPALIREAFQRELARGGQVYLLHNEVESIERCARDLQELIPEARIGIAHGQLPERELEQVMADFHRQRFNVLVCTTIIETGIDIPTANTIIINRADRFGLAQLHQLRGRVGRSHHRAYAYLIVPDRKTISADAEKRLEALASLEELGAGFTLATHDLEIRGAGELLGDEQSGQIQEIGFGLYTELLERAVRALKSGKVPDFDLSSEHETEVELHLPALIPDDYLPDVHTRLTLYKRIASVRTDAALRELQVEMIDRFGLLPEQARTLFAVASLKLAATPLGIRKLEFGPLGGRLQFREKPDVDPMRIIQLVQRQPRIYKLDGQDKLRISMELEDGPARIEAARHLLRELGARIGT, from the coding sequence ATGACCCCACGATTCCCGACTGTTCCGCTTCCGACCTCACCCCGCCACCGGCAGTTTCTGCTCCGTCCGGCCGGCTCCGCCGAAGCCCTGCTGCTGGCGCAGACCGCTGCCGGCCACAAGGGGCTGCTGGTTGCCGTGTGCGCGGATACGCAGGGTGCCATCGCACTGGAAAGCGAGCTGAAGCTGTTTGCGGGCGACCTGCCGGTGTTGCAGTTCCCGGACTGGGAGACCCTGCCCTACGATGTGTTCAGCCCGCATCCGGATGTAGTCTCGCAACGGATTGCCACGCTTTATCGGTTACCGGCACTGGAACGGGGCATTCTGGTCGTACCCGTCGCCACGCTGATGCAGCGGATCGCACCGGCCAGCCACATCCGCGGCAGCGGCCTGATGCTGTACCGGGGCGGACGGCTGGATCTGGTCGAGGAGCAACGGCGCCTGCAATCAGTGGGCTACCGCAATGTGCCCCAGGTCAGCGAGCCGGGCGATTATGCGGTCCGCGGCTCGGTGCTGGACATCTACGCCATGGGCGCGCCCGAACCCTATCGGGTGGAGCTGCTGGATGACGAGATCGAGTCGATTCGCCGCTTCGATCCGGAGAGCCAGCGCTCGCAGGACCAGATCGAGTCGGTCGAACTGCTGCCGGCCCGCGAATTTCCGGTCACCGAGCAGGCAGCCCGCGACTTCCGCCAGCGCCTGCGCGAACGCTTCCCCATCGATATCCGGCGCTGCCCCGTCTACCAGGACATGAAGGAAGGCAGCACGCCCGGCGGCATCGAGTACTACCTGCCGATGTTCTTCGAGGCAACCGCCACCCTGTTCGACTATCTGCCGGCCGGGGCCATCTTCGTGCTGGGCGAGGAGGTGCTGGCATCGGCCGAGCGGTTCTGGACCCAGATCGAATCGCGTTACGACCAGCGCGCACATGACATCGAACGGCCGGTACTGCCGCCTGCCGAACTGTATCTCCCGGTGGAGGCACTGCGCGAACAGCTCAACCTGCGGCTGCGGATCGAGGAAGTGCCGGCCGGCCACGCCCATGCCTTCGACAGCGGCAGCCAGTCCGCCCCGGAAGTCCCGCTCAATGCCAAGGGGCAGGAATCGGGCACGGCCCTGCGCCAGTTGCTGCAAAACGATCCGCGGCCGCTGCTGATCGCGGCCGATTCGGCCGGCCGCCGCGAGGCCCTGATCGAACAGCTCGCCGAGCTGGACCTGCGTCCGCACGGCATCGACAGCTGGGCGCAGTATCTGCCGCTGTGGCTGGATGGCAAGGCGCCGCCGCTGGCGATCACGGTGGCACCGCTGGAGCAAGGCTTCAGCCTGCAGCAGCCGGGCCTGATCCTGTTGACCGAACGCGAACTGCTGGGCGAACGGGTCCGTACCGAGCGGCGCCGACGGCGCGGCACGGCACGTGATCCGGAGGCCATCATCCGGGATCTGACCGAGCTGACCATCGGCGCGCCCATCGTGCATGTCGACCATGGCGTGGGCCAATACCAGGGCTTGCTGTCGATGGATATCGGCGGCATGGCCGGCGAATTCCTGACCATCGAATATGCCAAGGGCGACAAGCTGTATGTGCCGGTGGCCCAGTTGGGCCTGGTCAGCCGCTACAGCGGCACCGCCCCGGAACTGGCCCCCCTGCATTCGCTGGGCGGCGATGCCTGGGAACGGGCCCGCAAGAAGGCGGCCGAAAAGGTCCGTGACGTGGCTGCCGAACTGCTGGGCATCTATGCCCAGCGCGAGGCCCGTGGCGGACAGTCGCTGGAAATCGACCGGCGCATGGTCGAATCCTTTGGCGCCAGCTTTCCCTTCGACGAAACCCCGGACCAGGAACAGGCCATCAAGGCGGTGCTGGGCGATCTGTCCGCGCCACGGGCGATGGATCGCGTGATCTGCGGCGATGTCGGTTTCGGCAAGACCGAAGTGGCCTTGCGCGCGGCCTTTGCCGCCGCCACCGCCGGCAAGCAGGTCGCGGTGCTGGTGCCGACTACCCTGCTGGCCCAGCAGCACTATCGCAACTTCGCCGACCGTTTCGCCGACTGGCCGATCCGGGTCGACGTGCTGTCACGCTTTCGCGCCAAGAAGGATGTCGATGCCGCCCTGCAGCGGCTGGCCGAAGGGCAGATCGACGTCATCATCGGCACTCACAAGTTGCTGCAGCCGGAAATCCGCTTCAAGGACCTGGGCCTGGTGGTGGTCGATGAAGAGCAGCGTTTCGGCGTGCGCCAGAAGGAGCAGCTGAAGAAGCTGCGCGCCGAGGTCGATCTGCTGACCATGACGGCGACGCCGATCCCGCGCACCTTGAACATGGCGATGAGCGGACTGCGCGACCTGTCGCTGATCGCGACCCCGCCGGCCCACCGCATGGCCGTGAGCACTTTCATTTCCACCTGGGAACCAGCCCTGATCCGCGAGGCTTTCCAGCGCGAGCTGGCCCGTGGCGGCCAGGTCTATCTGCTGCACAACGAAGTGGAAAGCATCGAGCGCTGCGCCCGTGATCTGCAGGAACTGATTCCCGAGGCCCGCATCGGCATCGCCCACGGTCAGCTGCCCGAGCGCGAGCTGGAGCAGGTGATGGCCGACTTCCACCGGCAGCGCTTCAACGTGCTGGTCTGCACGACCATCATCGAGACCGGCATCGACATCCCCACCGCCAATACCATCATCATCAACCGCGCCGATCGTTTCGGGCTGGCCCAGCTGCACCAGCTGCGCGGTCGCGTCGGCCGTTCGCACCATCGGGCCTACGCCTATCTGATCGTGCCGGATCGCAAGACGATCAGCGCCGATGCCGAGAAACGGCTGGAGGCCCTGGCCTCGCTGGAGGAGCTGGGCGCCGGCTTCACCCTGGCTACCCACGATCTGGAAATCCGCGGCGCCGGCGAACTGCTGGGCGACGAACAGTCCGGCCAGATCCAGGAAATCGGCTTCGGTCTGTATACCGAGCTGCTGGAGCGGGCGGTACGCGCCCTGAAGTCGGGCAAGGTTCCGGATTTCGATCTCAGCTCCGAACACGAGACCGAGGTCGAGCTGCATCTGCCGGCGCTGATCCCCGACGACTATCTGCCGGATGTGCATACCCGGCTGACCTTGTACAAGCGCATTGCCAGCGTCCGCAC
- a CDS encoding GNAT family N-acetyltransferase, protein MVLSPARPRSVLAPDDPAGFLPPPAVERFDALALENASPTESVTTRDGRPLQLRAIRPADAELLQRCFQRLSPLEIRRRFMHAMGVLSPAMLHRLSHVDPARETALALIEGGPRPELHAVARTFVDTAAASAEFSLMVERDWARQGLGGMLMQRLIDDSLTRGLHELWGYVLVENVPMMRLCSQLGFKTRLAPQEPGTVVLSRRL, encoded by the coding sequence ATGGTCCTTTCTCCCGCCCGCCCTCGCAGCGTACTTGCCCCGGATGATCCGGCCGGTTTTCTGCCGCCTCCTGCGGTCGAACGCTTCGATGCGCTGGCACTGGAAAACGCGTCGCCGACCGAATCGGTGACCACCCGCGACGGCCGGCCATTGCAATTGCGAGCCATCCGTCCCGCCGACGCCGAGCTGTTGCAGCGATGTTTCCAGCGCCTGTCGCCGCTGGAGATCCGGCGACGTTTCATGCATGCCATGGGAGTGCTGTCCCCGGCGATGCTGCACCGGCTCAGCCATGTCGATCCGGCCCGGGAAACGGCGCTGGCCCTGATCGAAGGCGGCCCTCGCCCCGAATTGCACGCGGTGGCCCGGACATTTGTCGATACAGCCGCCGCAAGTGCCGAGTTTTCGCTGATGGTGGAGCGCGACTGGGCCCGTCAGGGGCTGGGCGGCATGCTGATGCAGCGCCTGATCGATGACAGCCTGACTCGCGGCCTGCACGAGCTGTGGGGGTATGTGCTGGTCGAGAACGTGCCGATGATGCGCTTGTGCAGCCAGTTGGGATTCAAGACCCGGCTGGCGCCGCAGGAACCGGGCACGGTAGTGCTTTCGCGCCGGCTGTAA
- a CDS encoding Slp family lipoprotein has product MLAAMPRSTRRSALLGLLVLSLAACAPAPIYKTTAQSTPALPGTVMAAPHLYQGKDVVWAGRILGVDNFRDHSEIQIQAYPSDSSQRPILKRQPNTRFVAVLPGFVEPLDYPVGTPITVAGRFVGTRVYPAGEVRLILPLVSVAQAHRWTAQEMDAGHTHFQFGIGAGVGF; this is encoded by the coding sequence ATGCTGGCTGCCATGCCCCGTTCCACCCGCCGCAGTGCGCTGCTGGGCCTGCTCGTGCTGAGCCTTGCCGCTTGTGCGCCAGCGCCCATCTACAAGACCACCGCGCAATCGACGCCGGCACTGCCCGGTACGGTGATGGCCGCTCCCCATCTGTACCAGGGCAAGGACGTGGTCTGGGCCGGGCGCATTCTGGGGGTCGACAATTTCAGGGACCACAGCGAAATCCAGATCCAGGCCTATCCCAGCGACAGCTCGCAACGGCCGATCCTGAAACGCCAGCCCAATACCCGCTTTGTGGCCGTGCTGCCGGGCTTTGTGGAACCTTTGGACTATCCGGTCGGTACCCCGATCACGGTAGCGGGTCGCTTCGTCGGCACACGCGTCTACCCTGCCGGTGAGGTCCGCCTGATCCTGCCGCTGGTCAGCGTGGCCCAGGCCCATCGCTGGACCGCCCAGGAAATGGATGCAGGTCATACGCATTTCCAGTTCGGCATCGGTGCCGGCGTCGGTTTCTGA
- a CDS encoding 23S rRNA (adenine(2030)-N(6))-methyltransferase RlmJ has translation MNYQHAYHAGNFADVHKHVMLRALLQALQQKPTPIGLLDTHAGAGGYALDGREATATGEFAEGIARLIKTTDAAAPELIREWLVDILQWPANQSALRFYPGSPLQAAACLREGDTLQLCEVQDAAVASLRRQLGGNRQVHIHQRDGYAAMKALLPPPQKRGLVLIDPPYEAQEEEYRTLQARLDEALARWPGGVYAVWYPIKQSQRLQPFYRWLAGCAAKRVLRSELLVHPADSPLRLNGSGLVVLNAPWQLDQSVRSAMHWLGLQLGAPGERAAVTLDWLRQD, from the coding sequence ATGAACTATCAACACGCCTACCATGCCGGCAATTTTGCCGACGTGCACAAACATGTGATGCTGCGTGCCTTGCTGCAGGCCCTGCAGCAGAAGCCGACCCCCATCGGCCTGCTCGACACCCATGCCGGTGCCGGCGGTTACGCCCTCGATGGACGCGAAGCGACCGCCACCGGTGAATTCGCCGAGGGTATCGCCCGGCTGATCAAGACCACCGATGCCGCCGCCCCCGAACTGATTCGCGAGTGGCTGGTCGATATCCTGCAATGGCCTGCGAACCAGTCGGCCTTGCGCTTTTATCCCGGCTCGCCGTTGCAAGCCGCGGCTTGCCTGCGTGAAGGCGACACGCTGCAGTTGTGTGAAGTCCAGGACGCGGCCGTCGCCAGCCTGCGCAGGCAACTTGGCGGCAACCGCCAGGTGCATATCCACCAACGTGACGGTTATGCGGCCATGAAAGCCTTGCTTCCACCTCCGCAGAAGCGGGGCCTGGTCCTGATCGACCCGCCCTATGAAGCCCAGGAAGAAGAATACCGGACTCTGCAGGCCCGGCTGGATGAGGCGCTGGCGCGCTGGCCGGGCGGGGTCTATGCAGTCTGGTACCCGATCAAGCAAAGCCAGCGACTGCAGCCCTTTTACCGCTGGCTGGCTGGCTGCGCGGCCAAGCGCGTCCTGCGCAGCGAATTGCTGGTCCATCCCGCAGACAGTCCTTTGCGCCTCAACGGCAGCGGACTGGTGGTACTGAATGCGCCCTGGCAACTGGATCAGTCGGTACGCAGCGCCATGCACTGGCTCGGCCTGCAACTGGGTGCACCGGGCGAGCGCGCCGCCGTGACCCTGGACTGGCTGCGTCAGGACTGA
- a CDS encoding EamA family transporter has protein sequence MPALTRARLQIHFCILLWGLTAVLGRMIDIPALALVWWRMSLVVLALVMLPATWRALRTLQRRQWAACAGIGVLVTLHWLSFYLAVKLADASVAATCIALGPAFLALIEPWIAQRPFNPRELLLSLLVIPGVVLVAGGIPSGMHAGLLIGIVSAALIAVFSACNKRVTSQIPALAITGVEFTAGSLCLSVLSLLAPGMGTFWQWPQGHGGLLLLGLAFGCTLLPYLLALVALRQLSAFEVQITTNLEPIYAIVLAALLLHEQQHLRPGFYLGLILIVGVVALQPLWLRPGRPHAAAAAGTAESGLPPA, from the coding sequence ATGCCCGCCCTGACCCGTGCCCGCCTGCAAATCCATTTCTGCATTCTGCTCTGGGGGCTGACTGCCGTACTGGGACGGATGATCGACATCCCGGCTCTGGCTCTGGTGTGGTGGCGCATGAGCCTGGTGGTGCTGGCCCTGGTCATGCTGCCGGCCACCTGGCGGGCCCTGCGGACCCTGCAGCGCCGTCAATGGGCGGCTTGTGCCGGCATCGGCGTGCTGGTGACCTTGCATTGGCTGAGCTTCTATCTGGCGGTCAAGCTGGCCGATGCCTCGGTGGCTGCCACCTGCATTGCCCTGGGGCCGGCCTTTCTGGCCCTGATCGAACCCTGGATCGCACAGCGCCCCTTCAATCCCCGCGAGCTGCTGCTGAGCCTGCTGGTGATACCCGGCGTGGTCCTTGTCGCCGGCGGGATTCCGTCAGGCATGCATGCCGGCCTGCTGATCGGTATCGTCTCCGCCGCACTGATCGCCGTGTTCAGCGCCTGCAACAAACGGGTGACCAGCCAGATTCCGGCCCTGGCCATCACCGGTGTGGAATTCACCGCCGGCAGCCTGTGCCTGAGCGTGCTGAGTCTGCTTGCACCCGGCATGGGAACGTTCTGGCAATGGCCGCAGGGCCATGGCGGCCTGTTGCTGCTGGGCCTGGCCTTTGGCTGTACTCTGCTGCCCTACCTGCTGGCCTTGGTAGCCCTGCGCCAGCTGTCGGCCTTCGAAGTGCAGATCACCACCAATCTGGAACCGATCTACGCCATCGTTCTGGCCGCCCTGTTGCTGCACGAGCAACAGCATCTGCGACCGGGCTTCTATCTGGGTCTGATCTTGATTGTCGGTGTGGTGGCCTTGCAGCCCTTGTGGCTGCGTCCCGGCCGCCCCCATGCCGCTGCTGCTGCCGGCACCGCGGAATCCGGTCTGCCGCCGGCCTGA
- a CDS encoding AsmA family protein — MVSKRTRNWIWVLAGLLVLLPVVLVIVIACFNWNRLRPRISSEASAALGRSVTIQGDLKVRWMLDADVHGWRHWIPSPEITANDILVGNPDWASRPMFATVQALHLRIALPPLLHHHVSISGIRLDGPAIDLERDRPDRANWQFPFMSSSSTTPSAWSFDIGTIGFGEGALHLQDSVTVSDFDIKVTPMQTAIPYDQLVAQDSADDNRPADGKHTPHPGLEAISSPAASRAQYQFALAIQGKYQHVPIRGQGHIGAVLALQETDVPFPVQADLRMGDSRIALIGTFMDPVHLGALNLYLRFSGQSMAKLYPLIGVTLPDTSSYETRGHLLAQIRRHGSYFSYQNFSGRVGRSDIDGSLTYATGQPVASLKGQVHSRLLRFADLAPLIGADSGAEKRRRGDAAAQPKGKVLPVESFRTDRWQAMNADVQFKADQIIHPSAPPIRDLSTHLTLQQGALGLDPLQVGLAGGTLAGTVHLDGGKVPMRGALQLQARHLRLRQLFPKVELMRNSLGEINGDMAIKASGNSVAALLGSADGQLKLVMNDGAISRNLLEMAGLNIGNIVVGKLFGDHNVKINCAAADLQASHGLIDNKLFLLDTPDALIHVKGDIDMRDEKMDLTVTPHTRGLRILTLRSPLYVAGTFKDPSIGVKAGPLILRAAAAIGLGIVAPPAALLALISPSHGDQSRNTCRATLQQLRAEPVRATGKPRKPAAGKFRPKAG; from the coding sequence GTGGTATCCAAGCGCACACGTAACTGGATATGGGTACTGGCCGGACTGCTGGTCCTGCTGCCGGTGGTGCTGGTCATCGTGATTGCCTGCTTCAACTGGAACCGGCTGCGGCCGCGCATCAGCAGCGAAGCCAGTGCCGCCCTGGGTCGCAGCGTCACCATCCAGGGCGACCTGAAGGTCCGCTGGATGCTGGATGCCGATGTGCACGGCTGGCGTCACTGGATTCCCTCGCCCGAGATCACGGCCAACGACATCCTCGTCGGCAATCCCGACTGGGCCTCGCGGCCGATGTTCGCCACCGTGCAGGCCCTGCATCTGCGGATCGCTCTGCCACCGCTGCTGCATCACCATGTGTCGATTTCCGGTATCCGTCTGGACGGGCCGGCCATCGATCTGGAACGGGACCGTCCCGACCGCGCCAACTGGCAGTTTCCGTTCATGTCCTCAAGCTCGACGACGCCCTCGGCCTGGAGCTTCGACATCGGCACCATCGGCTTCGGCGAAGGTGCGCTGCATCTGCAGGACAGCGTCACGGTCAGCGACTTCGACATCAAGGTCACGCCGATGCAGACGGCGATTCCCTATGATCAGCTGGTGGCCCAGGACTCCGCGGACGACAACAGGCCCGCCGACGGCAAGCACACTCCTCACCCCGGGCTGGAGGCGATCAGCTCGCCAGCCGCCAGCAGGGCGCAGTATCAGTTTGCTCTGGCAATCCAGGGCAAATACCAGCATGTGCCGATCCGGGGCCAGGGCCACATCGGCGCGGTACTGGCCTTGCAGGAAACCGATGTCCCTTTCCCGGTACAAGCCGATCTGCGGATGGGTGATTCCCGGATCGCCCTGATCGGCACCTTCATGGACCCGGTGCATCTGGGCGCACTGAATCTGTATCTGCGGTTTTCCGGCCAAAGCATGGCCAAGCTGTACCCGCTGATCGGGGTTACCCTGCCGGACACCTCCAGCTACGAGACCCGCGGTCATCTGCTGGCCCAGATTCGCCGTCATGGCAGCTATTTCAGCTACCAGAACTTCAGCGGTCGGGTCGGTCGGAGTGACATCGATGGCAGCCTCACCTATGCCACCGGCCAGCCGGTCGCCAGCCTGAAGGGCCAGGTGCATTCCCGCCTGCTGCGCTTCGCCGATCTGGCGCCTCTGATCGGCGCCGACTCCGGCGCGGAAAAACGCCGGCGCGGTGACGCCGCTGCCCAGCCCAAGGGCAAGGTGCTGCCGGTCGAGTCCTTCCGCACGGATCGCTGGCAAGCCATGAATGCCGATGTGCAATTCAAGGCCGATCAGATCATCCACCCTTCGGCACCGCCGATCCGAGACCTGAGCACCCATCTGACCCTGCAGCAGGGCGCGCTGGGACTGGATCCTTTGCAGGTCGGGCTGGCCGGCGGCACCTTGGCCGGAACCGTGCATCTGGACGGCGGAAAGGTGCCGATGCGGGGCGCGCTGCAACTGCAGGCCCGCCATCTGCGGTTGCGCCAGCTGTTTCCCAAGGTCGAACTGATGCGCAACAGCCTGGGCGAAATCAATGGCGACATGGCGATCAAGGCCAGCGGCAATTCGGTGGCCGCCCTGCTTGGCAGTGCCGATGGCCAGCTGAAGCTGGTGATGAACGATGGCGCCATCAGCCGCAATCTGCTGGAAATGGCCGGACTCAATATCGGCAATATCGTGGTCGGAAAATTGTTTGGCGATCACAACGTGAAGATCAATTGTGCCGCCGCCGACCTGCAGGCCAGCCATGGCCTGATCGACAACAAGCTGTTCCTGCTGGATACCCCGGATGCGCTGATCCATGTGAAAGGCGATATCGACATGCGCGACGAGAAGATGGATCTGACCGTGACGCCGCATACCCGTGGCCTGCGGATCCTGACCTTGCGCTCGCCACTGTATGTCGCCGGCACGTTCAAGGATCCCAGCATCGGCGTCAAGGCCGGACCGCTGATCCTGCGGGCCGCCGCCGCGATCGGGCTGGGCATCGTCGCCCCGCCGGCCGCCTTGCTGGCGCTGATTTCACCCAGCCATGGCGATCAGAGCCGGAACACCTGTCGCGCCACCTTGCAGCAGCTGCGGGCGGAGCCGGTGCGAGCGACCGGCAAACCGCGAAAACCGGCCGCTGGCAAGTTTCGGCCCAAGGCCGGCTGA
- a CDS encoding siderophore-interacting protein, whose product MTTPEFRMIRHPLAKRTLQVARVSRISPHMQRVVLHGPELAGFHSPAPDDHIKLFFPNSQGHLVLPEIGEHGAVWPEGLEPSPARDYTPRAFDPQALELTIDFVLHGDGPATRWAAQARPGALLTIAGPRGSAILEGSAPKGLLLAGDETALPAIGRWLEEAPANAQIQVFVEIPEAADRQTLKTGPDIRIQWLPRNQDLPGQPLRAAIARHEVRTDQQVCWIACDSDTTRQIRIELEARGVPRAMIKAKGYWKREGDA is encoded by the coding sequence ATGACCACGCCTGAATTTCGCATGATCCGTCACCCACTGGCCAAGCGGACCTTGCAGGTTGCCCGCGTCAGCCGAATCAGCCCGCATATGCAGCGGGTGGTATTGCACGGCCCCGAGCTCGCCGGCTTCCACAGTCCGGCTCCGGACGACCACATCAAACTGTTTTTCCCCAACAGCCAAGGACATCTGGTGCTGCCCGAAATAGGTGAACATGGGGCGGTCTGGCCGGAAGGTCTGGAGCCCTCACCGGCCCGCGATTACACACCGCGGGCCTTTGATCCGCAGGCATTGGAGTTGACCATCGACTTCGTCCTGCATGGGGATGGTCCGGCCACCCGCTGGGCCGCGCAGGCCCGACCGGGCGCTCTGCTGACCATTGCCGGTCCGCGTGGATCGGCCATCCTGGAAGGCAGCGCACCGAAAGGCCTGCTGCTGGCCGGCGACGAGACCGCACTGCCGGCGATCGGCCGCTGGCTTGAGGAAGCACCTGCCAATGCGCAGATCCAGGTCTTCGTGGAAATTCCCGAGGCAGCCGATCGCCAGACGCTGAAAACCGGCCCAGACATCCGCATCCAATGGCTGCCTCGCAACCAGGATTTGCCCGGCCAGCCGCTGCGTGCAGCCATCGCCCGGCATGAGGTCCGGACCGATCAACAGGTCTGCTGGATCGCCTGCGATTCGGACACGACGCGCCAGATCCGGATTGAGCTGGAAGCACGTGGCGTGCCGCGCGCCATGATCAAGGCCAAGGGCTATTGGAAGCGCGAAGGCGATGCCTGA
- a CDS encoding Fe2+/Zn2+ uptake regulation protein, which translates to MPELPPQDPLTTLEAWKRCCRGHGLGPTAPRVAILTAMLELERATDAVIILQRARLHCPSTSLDTTYRFLRALHRLGLIEATVQRRTHWRLRALEPLPASPTPAAPPNRNAP; encoded by the coding sequence ATGCCTGAGCTGCCGCCACAGGATCCGCTGACCACGCTGGAAGCATGGAAGCGCTGCTGCCGCGGCCATGGGCTCGGTCCTACCGCGCCCAGAGTCGCCATCCTGACCGCGATGCTGGAACTGGAGCGCGCCACCGACGCGGTGATCATCCTGCAGCGGGCCCGCCTGCATTGCCCCAGCACCAGCCTGGACACGACTTATCGTTTTCTGCGCGCCCTGCACCGGCTCGGTCTGATCGAGGCCACCGTGCAACGACGCACGCACTGGCGCCTGCGCGCCCTGGAACCCCTCCCGGCAAGCCCGACGCCAGCCGCCCCACCGAACAGGAATGCCCCATGA
- a CDS encoding PadR family transcriptional regulator, which produces MSPRAPRRLLTSPPDALPAARLQVTADPDHDPARVRHRQRIMGHGDFRLILLALIAEAPRHGYELIQSISEAFHGHYSPSPGSIYPLLAQWEQSGHTCIDPNSRGRKRYEITPLGSRLLQDESEAVSAAFERLRHSARQTLKQALPEDIRKAMHALKHALMMHGSDWAAEEIADSAAAIHQAAQAIAGRSRHA; this is translated from the coding sequence ATGTCTCCCCGCGCTCCCCGACGCCTGCTCACCTCCCCGCCGGATGCTCTGCCGGCCGCACGGCTGCAGGTCACCGCTGATCCGGACCACGATCCAGCTCGCGTGCGCCACCGGCAACGGATCATGGGCCATGGTGATTTTCGCCTGATCCTGCTGGCCCTGATCGCGGAAGCGCCGCGGCATGGCTACGAGCTGATCCAGTCGATTTCGGAGGCTTTCCATGGCCACTACAGCCCCAGCCCGGGCTCGATCTATCCGCTCCTGGCGCAATGGGAACAGAGCGGGCATACCTGCATCGACCCGAACAGCCGGGGCCGCAAACGCTACGAGATCACGCCTCTGGGGAGCCGCCTGTTGCAGGACGAGAGCGAGGCGGTAAGCGCCGCCTTCGAGCGGCTGCGGCACAGCGCCCGGCAGACCCTCAAGCAGGCTCTGCCCGAAGATATCCGCAAGGCCATGCATGCCCTCAAGCATGCGCTGATGATGCATGGCAGCGACTGGGCCGCCGAAGAGATCGCCGACAGCGCGGCCGCCATCCATCAGGCCGCGCAGGCCATCGCCGGACGCAGTCGCCATGCCTGA